The following proteins are co-located in the Armatimonadota bacterium genome:
- a CDS encoding glycosyltransferase, which yields MRILIVHRNARIGGANTYILAVAPELIARGHEVHLLIGPGPLLPKLREAVQTRVIVAPPVRAAGSFVLRRAIRLRQIDVVNAHTVTSGALALAACRAEGVPLVQHAHSLIPLDEANPVLRGAGAVMVMNRSVQDWVGQVEGVAEKTFLSRLAVDSARFHLCPPHENGGFHVLYCGRMSRRKAAYAQDLLEMLAAVDKQIPGLRLTIVGGGSRQVYMGRTVRAANAGLGREAVRYAGETLDTAPLIASADCVIGAGYVALEALATGRHTIGVGIQGLTGYVTRENLEASIEANFGDHDAFDRNVTADSLAAQVLAAYAAWQREKVLGWASEAIGEEFCVARACDDLERVYASVAGR from the coding sequence ATGCGAATCCTCATCGTCCACCGCAATGCCCGCATTGGCGGCGCAAACACTTACATCCTTGCGGTCGCGCCGGAACTGATCGCGCGAGGGCATGAGGTGCACCTGCTCATCGGCCCCGGGCCGCTCCTGCCGAAACTGCGCGAGGCCGTTCAGACCCGGGTCATCGTCGCTCCTCCGGTGCGCGCGGCGGGCAGTTTCGTCCTGCGCCGGGCCATTCGTCTTCGGCAAATCGACGTGGTCAATGCCCACACCGTCACCTCTGGCGCGCTGGCCCTGGCGGCCTGCAGAGCAGAAGGAGTGCCGCTTGTCCAGCATGCCCACAGCCTGATCCCGCTGGACGAGGCCAATCCGGTTCTGCGCGGGGCGGGGGCAGTGATGGTGATGAACCGTTCAGTGCAAGACTGGGTGGGGCAGGTCGAGGGGGTTGCCGAAAAGACCTTTCTCAGTCGTCTGGCCGTAGACTCCGCACGCTTCCATCTGTGCCCTCCGCACGAGAATGGCGGTTTCCACGTGCTCTACTGCGGCCGGATGTCTCGCAGGAAGGCGGCTTATGCTCAGGACCTGCTGGAAATGCTGGCCGCGGTGGACAAGCAGATTCCGGGTCTGCGCCTCACCATCGTCGGCGGGGGCTCGCGCCAGGTATATATGGGGCGGACCGTGCGCGCGGCCAATGCCGGACTGGGCCGGGAAGCTGTGCGGTATGCCGGGGAGACTCTGGACACGGCGCCACTGATCGCCTCGGCGGACTGCGTCATCGGGGCGGGGTATGTGGCGCTGGAAGCTTTGGCCACCGGACGGCATACCATCGGGGTGGGCATTCAGGGCCTGACCGGATATGTGACGCGGGAGAATCTGGAAGCGTCGATTGAGGCCAATTTCGGGGATCACGACGCCTTCGACCGCAACGTGACGGCCGACTCTCTGGCTGCACAGGTACTGGCCGCATACGCAGCCTGGCAGCGCGAGAAGGTTCTGGGGTGGGCCTCCGAAGCGATTGGTGAGGAGTTCTGTGTCGCCCGGGCATGCGACGATCTGGAGAGGGTCTACGCGTCCGTTGCCGGCAGGTGA
- a CDS encoding glycosyltransferase — MRTLVPALSDLGHACYLVSSGGSSYHQVRPVFRDVAAHPPLPVLASIAVSRALERWSIDIVVTQTLNSAVHALGACRRARIPLIMNIHSLRDMRPGLEALAYASRIIGMNRGTVEHIRREVPEYADKVYQSILPVDCKHFSPEPRESTADFTVVHCCRLSRTKGAQVFATIAAVEALVPEMPDLALVVVGGVANRLRMVRDAAERVNITQGKMVITAPGQVDDPRPYLHQADVVIGAGYVALEALAMNRRLIGVGFEGVWGHVDEAEFMDALAGNFGDTAARLGEANPEIMAEMIRDAHTRHREQGQITWGSGLVCAMCDPQKVAADLVRVYEDALAGR, encoded by the coding sequence TTGCGAACGCTGGTCCCGGCCCTTTCTGATCTGGGCCACGCCTGCTACCTCGTATCATCCGGTGGCAGCAGTTACCACCAAGTGAGACCTGTCTTCCGCGATGTAGCGGCCCATCCCCCACTGCCCGTGCTGGCCTCGATAGCGGTATCCCGAGCCCTGGAACGCTGGTCCATCGATATCGTCGTCACCCAGACCCTCAACAGCGCAGTCCATGCGCTGGGCGCCTGTCGCCGGGCACGCATTCCGCTGATTATGAACATCCACAGCCTGCGGGACATGCGTCCCGGCTTGGAGGCCTTGGCGTACGCATCGCGGATCATCGGCATGAACCGGGGCACGGTCGAGCACATCCGGCGCGAAGTCCCCGAGTATGCCGACAAGGTCTACCAGTCGATTCTGCCGGTGGACTGCAAACACTTCAGCCCCGAACCGCGGGAAAGCACAGCAGACTTCACGGTGGTCCACTGCTGCCGCTTGAGCCGCACCAAAGGCGCGCAGGTGTTCGCCACGATCGCTGCCGTCGAGGCTCTTGTGCCCGAAATGCCCGATCTCGCGCTGGTGGTGGTCGGCGGCGTGGCCAACCGTCTCCGGATGGTCCGAGACGCCGCGGAGAGAGTCAACATAACCCAGGGGAAGATGGTGATCACCGCGCCGGGGCAGGTCGACGACCCAAGGCCCTACCTGCACCAGGCGGACGTGGTGATCGGTGCCGGGTACGTGGCTCTCGAAGCACTTGCGATGAACCGCCGCCTCATCGGGGTCGGTTTCGAGGGCGTCTGGGGGCATGTGGATGAGGCTGAATTCATGGATGCCCTGGCGGGCAATTTCGGGGATACCGCGGCGCGCCTCGGCGAGGCCAATCCCGAGATCATGGCCGAAATGATCCGGGATGCCCACACGCGGCACCGAGAGCAGGGGCAAATCACCTGGGGCAGCGGACTCGTGTGCGCCATGTGCGACCCTCAGAAAGTGGCAGCCGATCTTGTGCGGGTATACGAGGACGCCCTGGCCGGCAGATAG
- a CDS encoding pyruvate dehydrogenase (acetyl-transferring) E1 component subunit alpha, whose amino-acid sequence MARKKKDAELLLHFYEDMLRIRFFEEKIRDVLLPKKLFRGSSHLGIGQEAVAVGAIHALREDDPVISTHRGHGHAIAKGVDPYVMFAEIMGRRTGCCKGKGGSMHIADASKHFMGENPVVGSNAGMAAGMALAARLEGSGRVVASFFGEGALNTGAFLESANMAALWSLPVLLLCENNRYAISVPLEKSSSLMELENRTCSYGIPGQKVNGMHVMQVYEAVSKAAEEMRAEPAPRFFVFDTYRFEGHHTADKESYRTEDETIAQFRERDPIHILEVEMIDDHTVDLDTTIDMRERVQAEIDEAYARAVEDPWPNPEDALTGVYAEPEVE is encoded by the coding sequence ATGGCACGCAAGAAAAAGGACGCGGAGCTTCTCCTTCACTTCTATGAGGATATGCTGCGCATCCGCTTCTTCGAAGAGAAGATTCGGGATGTGTTGCTGCCCAAAAAGCTTTTCCGTGGCAGCTCCCACCTGGGCATCGGGCAGGAAGCGGTTGCGGTAGGCGCGATCCATGCCCTGCGGGAGGATGACCCGGTGATCAGCACCCATCGTGGTCACGGTCATGCCATCGCCAAAGGCGTGGACCCTTACGTGATGTTCGCCGAAATCATGGGCCGCCGCACCGGCTGCTGCAAGGGCAAAGGCGGCTCCATGCACATTGCCGATGCCTCGAAGCACTTCATGGGCGAGAATCCGGTGGTAGGCTCGAACGCAGGCATGGCGGCGGGCATGGCGCTGGCCGCGCGACTTGAGGGCAGCGGCCGCGTTGTAGCCAGCTTCTTCGGCGAAGGCGCGCTGAATACTGGCGCATTTCTCGAATCTGCGAATATGGCAGCGCTCTGGAGCCTGCCGGTGCTGCTGCTGTGCGAGAACAACCGTTATGCCATCTCCGTGCCCCTGGAGAAGTCCAGCTCTCTCATGGAACTCGAGAACCGCACCTGCTCCTACGGCATTCCCGGCCAGAAGGTCAACGGGATGCATGTGATGCAGGTCTACGAGGCGGTGTCCAAGGCCGCCGAGGAGATGCGCGCGGAGCCGGCGCCCCGGTTCTTCGTTTTCGATACCTACCGCTTCGAAGGGCATCACACCGCAGACAAGGAGAGCTACCGCACGGAAGACGAGACCATCGCGCAGTTCCGCGAACGCGACCCGATCCACATTCTCGAAGTCGAGATGATCGACGACCACACGGTTGATCTGGACACTACCATCGACATGCGGGAGCGGGTGCAGGCCGAGATCGACGAGGCTTACGCGCGGGCGGTGGAGGATCCCTGGCCGAACCCCGAAGATGCACTCACCGGCGTGTACGCGGAACCGGAGGTGGAGTAA
- a CDS encoding 2-oxo acid dehydrogenase subunit E2, with amino-acid sequence MSRRPRPDEQPFTLLTNTPMRQAIGERTLKSVNEKPHFWMSSEMDATALTELRAALREQGQTDIPSYNDYIIKCVALALRDNPRFNAWVAEDGLHVLEHVNVAFAVATEKGVLMPTVLDADTKSMQEIAAETREMIALARDGKLRASLQMGAGFSISNIGPSDVDSFSAIISPPQTGILSIGAVKPRPVVVGGELAVRRTMICTLSVDHAAADGADGANFLRDIKKRIESREFLESL; translated from the coding sequence ATGTCCCGTCGTCCAAGGCCGGATGAACAGCCCTTCACACTCCTCACCAATACCCCCATGCGGCAGGCCATTGGTGAGCGCACACTCAAGAGTGTCAATGAAAAGCCCCATTTCTGGATGAGCAGCGAGATGGATGCCACCGCGCTCACTGAACTGCGTGCGGCATTACGCGAGCAGGGCCAGACCGACATCCCAAGCTACAACGACTACATCATCAAGTGCGTTGCCCTCGCGCTGCGGGACAACCCGCGGTTCAACGCCTGGGTCGCCGAAGACGGCCTGCACGTGCTGGAGCATGTGAACGTGGCCTTCGCCGTGGCCACGGAGAAGGGCGTGCTCATGCCCACTGTCCTGGATGCCGACACCAAGAGCATGCAGGAGATTGCCGCCGAGACTCGGGAGATGATCGCTCTCGCCCGCGACGGCAAGCTGCGGGCGAGTCTCCAGATGGGCGCAGGGTTCAGCATCAGCAATATCGGCCCCTCGGACGTGGACTCTTTCAGCGCTATCATCAGCCCGCCGCAGACCGGCATTCTGAGCATCGGCGCGGTCAAGCCCCGCCCCGTGGTGGTGGGTGGCGAACTGGCGGTCCGACGCACCATGATCTGCACCCTGAGCGTGGACCACGCCGCAGCTGACGGTGCGGACGGCGCCAACTTCCTGCGGGACATCAAGAAACGCATCGAGAGCCGCGAGTTCCTGGAAAGCCTGTAA
- a CDS encoding glycosyltransferase family 4 protein → MSLVFLAADFPPSRGGIQTVAYELPLAIHRSGEAVGVVTVCREGGTEFDETCPYPVVRVPDGSKMQVAANLSAGVSGLIDQIPERPRAIIATKWFPEGLAAINTIKINRPKVLLIGHGREFLLTGGNPLKWLAQKYILRQVDICIAVSHWTAEQFIRAGVPSKRVRVVNNGVRPEPFMEPHDLAPLRESLNIGDRPVLLTVGRLVERKGHADVIRLLPSIIRQAGPVAYLIVGTGPEEKNLRDLAAGLGLLDSVIFAGDVADEDLPAYYQLADVFIMPTKDVRGDPLEGFGVVYLEANAAGKPVIATRCGGVADAVHDGVSGLLVKPGDDEALVKAAVRLLTDREYAAELGRHGQQRVRHDFNWDRVARRFLEALSSPGA, encoded by the coding sequence ATGTCTCTGGTATTTCTCGCCGCGGATTTTCCCCCGTCTCGGGGAGGGATCCAGACGGTGGCGTATGAGTTGCCCCTGGCCATCCACCGTTCAGGGGAGGCTGTAGGTGTGGTCACGGTCTGCCGCGAGGGTGGAACCGAGTTTGATGAGACCTGCCCGTACCCCGTAGTGCGCGTGCCGGACGGGTCAAAGATGCAGGTCGCGGCGAACCTTAGCGCGGGCGTGTCGGGGCTGATCGACCAGATCCCCGAGCGCCCACGGGCCATCATTGCCACCAAATGGTTTCCCGAAGGCCTCGCGGCCATCAACACCATCAAGATCAACCGCCCCAAGGTATTGCTCATCGGACACGGCAGAGAGTTCCTGCTGACCGGCGGCAACCCGCTGAAGTGGCTGGCCCAGAAGTATATCTTGCGGCAGGTCGACATCTGCATCGCGGTGAGCCACTGGACCGCCGAGCAGTTCATCCGCGCAGGAGTGCCCTCGAAACGCGTTCGCGTGGTGAACAATGGCGTCCGTCCTGAACCCTTCATGGAGCCCCATGATCTGGCTCCACTGCGCGAAAGCTTGAACATAGGCGACCGTCCGGTGCTGCTCACTGTGGGCCGCCTTGTGGAGCGCAAGGGCCACGCCGACGTGATTCGCCTGCTGCCGTCCATCATCCGGCAGGCGGGGCCTGTTGCCTATCTCATCGTAGGCACCGGGCCCGAAGAGAAAAATCTGCGCGATCTCGCAGCCGGCCTGGGGCTGTTGGATTCCGTGATCTTTGCAGGCGACGTTGCCGACGAGGACCTGCCGGCGTACTACCAGCTGGCTGACGTCTTCATCATGCCCACGAAAGACGTTCGAGGGGATCCCCTGGAGGGCTTCGGGGTGGTGTATCTCGAGGCCAACGCCGCGGGCAAGCCGGTGATCGCGACCCGTTGTGGCGGAGTGGCTGATGCGGTCCATGACGGGGTCTCAGGGCTGCTGGTCAAACCTGGGGATGATGAGGCGCTGGTGAAAGCAGCGGTGCGATTGTTGACCGACCGCGAGTACGCGGCAGAGCTGGGCAGGCATGGACAGCAGCGTGTCCGGCACGATTTCAACTGGGACCGCGTCGCCCGGCGCTTCCTGGAGGCGCTGTCGTCGCCGGGCGCCTGA
- a CDS encoding DUF1559 domain-containing protein, with amino-acid sequence MQASRRGGFTLIELLVVIAIIAILAAILFPVFARAREKARQTSCLANSKQLNLGVIMYVQDYDECFPPLMFGTATGVVSMFDVVMPYVKNNQIGDCPSRNAAIKVFAGGAWVTPSGGDAGMDLSLIQPGHPDPKHSYGPNDRLVHEINPAGASYQRTPTALAEVSSVAEVPLVFEAVGHNHGNPATTGPIDLATINGWGPARRHNEGLNVAFVDGHAKWYAKDKSPGWYNVYDEIWGIW; translated from the coding sequence ATGCAGGCGAGTCGGCGTGGTGGCTTCACTCTCATCGAGCTTCTAGTGGTCATAGCTATCATCGCAATTCTAGCCGCTATTCTTTTCCCCGTGTTCGCACGCGCTAGAGAGAAGGCACGGCAGACCTCATGTCTGGCCAACTCCAAGCAACTGAACCTCGGCGTGATCATGTACGTGCAGGACTATGATGAGTGCTTCCCGCCGCTTATGTTCGGGACCGCCACGGGTGTTGTTAGCATGTTCGACGTGGTCATGCCGTACGTAAAGAACAATCAGATCGGAGATTGTCCGAGCAGGAACGCGGCGATCAAGGTTTTCGCAGGCGGCGCGTGGGTAACGCCATCTGGTGGCGACGCGGGCATGGACCTGAGTCTGATCCAGCCTGGCCACCCTGATCCGAAACATTCCTACGGCCCCAATGACCGCCTGGTGCATGAGATCAACCCGGCAGGCGCCTCATATCAGCGCACCCCCACCGCGTTAGCCGAGGTGTCCAGTGTCGCGGAAGTGCCCCTGGTCTTTGAAGCAGTCGGGCACAACCACGGGAACCCCGCCACGACCGGCCCGATTGATCTGGCGACGATCAACGGCTGGGGCCCGGCGCGCAGGCATAACGAGGGCCTGAACGTGGCTTTCGTGGACGGTCACGCCAAGTGGTACGCCAAAGACAAGTCACCCGGATGGTATAACGTATACGACGAAATCTGGGGCATCTGGTAG
- a CDS encoding alpha-ketoacid dehydrogenase subunit beta, whose protein sequence is MRSVTYAQAIRTALREEMKADEKVILFGEDVGQYGGVYGATTGLQREFGEDRVRDTPISEMAIAGMAVGAALAGFRPVAEIMYCDFLTHASDAVVNNAAKWRYMSGGQFRLPIVFRSPAGGGAGYAAQHSQNLEAWFTHIPGLKVVMPGLPRDARGLLRAAIRDDNPVVFLEHKAHYTFKGEIPAESEVIPLGVAKIQRPGKDATLVSWSRTLTYCLDAAEKLSEDGIDVEVLDPLTLQPLDIDAICESVARTGNLIIAHEAVVFGGLGAEIATQVTGRLWGSLKKPPLRIGAPFVPVPYSEPMELFVVPQVDRIVTEVKQYLGG, encoded by the coding sequence ATGCGATCAGTCACCTATGCCCAAGCGATCCGCACCGCGCTGCGGGAGGAGATGAAGGCCGACGAGAAGGTCATCCTGTTCGGCGAGGACGTCGGGCAGTATGGCGGGGTCTACGGAGCCACCACCGGCTTGCAGCGGGAGTTCGGTGAGGACCGCGTGCGTGACACGCCTATTTCGGAAATGGCCATCGCGGGAATGGCTGTGGGCGCGGCCCTCGCCGGGTTCCGCCCGGTGGCCGAGATCATGTACTGCGACTTCCTCACCCACGCCTCGGACGCCGTGGTGAACAATGCCGCCAAGTGGCGCTACATGAGCGGCGGGCAGTTCCGCCTGCCCATCGTGTTTCGGTCGCCGGCGGGCGGAGGAGCGGGTTACGCCGCCCAGCACTCGCAGAACCTGGAGGCGTGGTTCACCCACATTCCGGGCCTCAAAGTGGTCATGCCGGGCCTGCCCCGGGACGCGCGAGGGCTCCTGCGGGCCGCGATTCGCGACGACAACCCCGTGGTCTTCCTCGAGCACAAGGCCCACTACACCTTCAAGGGCGAAATACCGGCGGAGAGTGAGGTCATTCCGCTGGGTGTGGCCAAAATCCAGCGCCCCGGCAAGGACGCGACCTTGGTCTCCTGGAGCCGGACGCTCACCTACTGCCTCGATGCGGCGGAAAAGTTGTCGGAGGACGGCATCGACGTGGAGGTGCTGGACCCGCTGACGCTCCAGCCACTGGATATTGATGCAATCTGCGAATCCGTGGCCCGAACGGGCAACTTGATCATTGCCCACGAGGCCGTGGTGTTCGGCGGGCTAGGCGCGGAGATCGCGACGCAGGTGACCGGACGGCTCTGGGGCAGCCTGAAGAAGCCGCCGCTGCGCATCGGCGCACCCTTTGTGCCTGTCCCCTACTCCGAGCCGATGGAACTGTTCGTGGTCCCGCAAGTCGACCGCATCGTGACCGAGGTGAAACAATACCTGGGTGGTTAG